One Dictyostelium discoideum AX4 chromosome 3 chromosome, whole genome shotgun sequence genomic region harbors:
- the tmem184C gene encoding transmembrane protein 184C — protein sequence MWIVAGVCSGVAILLSFYLIYKHLRNYTNPELQKYIVRILIMVPIYSVDSWLSLRFVELSLYFDVVRDTYEAYVLYCFFSLIVAYIERDFDLVELLHSKEPLPHPFPLTCLPKIKLDRGFLTNCKRFVLQFVFIKPIVAIISLVLETQHKYGEGKFQVGTGYVWLTVVENISVGLSLYFLVLYYKAMEEELKPFKPLGKFLCIKSILFFSFWQSIAISFLVYFGVISPIGSWSVDNISSALQDFITCVEMVILAICHHFFFNYQEFRDPHKVPFIYDKTTKTFFNNPKTNITPIIKNFFTNVTNISDVISDTRETFILPLLSPDHHHNHPTTKKKDEESNLLEPEDKDIII from the exons CTTATATATAAACATTTAAGAAATTATACAAACCCAGAATTACAAAAATATATAGTTAGAATATTAATTATGGTACCG atttattcaGTAGATAGTTGGTTATCATTAAGATTTGTAGAGTTAAGTTTATACTTTGATGTTGTTAGAGATACATATGAAGCATATgtattatattgttttttttcacttATTGTAGCATATATAGAAAGAGATTTTGATTTAGTAGAGTTACTTCATAGCAAAGAACCATTACCTCATCCATTTCCTTTAACTTGTTTACCAAAAATTAAGTTGGATCGTGGTTTCCTTACCAATTGTAAAAGATTTGTTTTACAATTTGTATTCATCAAGCCAATTGTTGCAATCATATCTTTGGTTTTAGAAACTCAACATAAATATGGTGAAGGTAAATTTCAAGTTGGAACAGGTTATGTTTGGTTAACAGTCGTTGAAAATATTTCAGTCGGT TTGAGTTTGTATTTTTTagtattatattataaagcAATGGAGGAAGAATTAAAACCATTTAAACCATTGGGTAAATTTTTATGTATAAAGagtattttgtttttcag TTTTTGGCAAAGTATtgcaatttcatttttagtaTATTTTGGAGTTATATCACCAATTGGTAGTTGGTCTGTTGATAATATATCTTCAGCACTTCAAGATTTTATTACTTGTGTGGAAATGGTGATTTTAGCGATTTGTCACcacttcttttttaattaccaAGAGTTTAGAGATCCACATAAAGTTCCATTCATTTATGATAAAACTACAAAAACATTTTTCAATAAcccaaaaacaaatattacacctataataaaa aatttttttacaaatgttACAAATATATCAGACGTTATTTCAGATACCAGagaaacttttattttaccTTTACTATCACCagatcatcatcataatcatccAACTACTAAAAAGAAAGATGAAGAAAGCAATTTATTAGAACCAGAAGATAaagatattataatataG